From a region of the Solanum stenotomum isolate F172 chromosome 2, ASM1918654v1, whole genome shotgun sequence genome:
- the LOC125854489 gene encoding uncharacterized protein LOC125854489 isoform X3, protein MEAAAVSVVDKLKSFAKSTEDFASVVFRNREVSNHRNPIEILKRLQRESFSDIMKLRDRQEKLERVFAFYKSSKGSPFQETSTHVRGEFDAVGALLMIGTVDNSKHNAIERAIRTGIDSRLTFETTIREKDTLVAEFVGNERGQMNILGSPLSLAKVLYAANISDWCSAVAIPVGGRCRDVAVPTSSREERGLTDYSSFGPPLLNQLNGSGIAVMVKKSNTVASLAQFVSALPHSGSVLYCFGTFGQVVCQLSSNTKLSILGIHKMANLSRPQPRLAAMSLPFSFLQRSGHPQASLVENSILDGSLAMTLESELDESTKIGGWVEIKRANPKYLQWAVTMSDTSEDDFGWGLSLGGLLQGPRNMDHFQVESFLNFNVGKKCKLQPGLLYVIDGATQFPALMFRTSWSL, encoded by the exons ATGGAAGCAGCAGCTGTTTCAGTTGTAGACAAGTTAAAATCCTTTGCAAAATCTACGGAAGATTTCGCTTCCGTCGTGTTCCGCAACCGCGAAGTTTCCAATCACCGCAATCCG ATTGAGATCTTGAAGAGATTGCAGCGAGAATCTTTTTCAGATATTATGAAGCTAAGAGACAGACAAGAGAAGTTGGAGCGAGTGTTTGCATTCTATAAATCTTCTAAAGGAAGTCCATTCCAAGAAACCAGCACTCACGTAAGAGGAGAATTTGATGCTGTGGGTGCACTGTTGATGATCGGTACCGTTGATAATTCCAAGCACAATGCAATTGAAAGAGCCATTAGGACTGGTATTGATTCTAGGCTGACTTTTGAAACAACTATCCGTGAAAAGGATACACTTGTAGCAGAGTTTGTTGGCAACGAAAGAGGCCAAATGAATATCCTGGGTAGTCCACTTTCCTTAGCAAAAGTTCTTTATGCAGCAAATATCAGTGATTGGTGTTCTGCAGTTGCCATTCCAGTCGGTGGTCGATGCAGAGATGTTGCAGTACCTACAAGTTCACGTGAG GAAAGGGGGCTGACTGACTATTCATCTTTTGGGCCGCCCCTGCTGAATCAACTAAATGGTAGTGGAATCGCTGTGatggttaaaaaatcaaatactgTTGCCTCCTTGGCTCAGTTTGTCTCTGCATTGCCACACTCTGGTAGTGTTTTGTATTGTTTTGGCACTTTTGGTCAAGTTGTTTGCCAACTTTCAAGCAATACAAAACTATCAATCTTGGGCATACACAAAATGGCCAATCTGTCAAGACCACAGCCTAGACTCGCAGCTATGTCGTTGCCTTTTAGTTTTTTACAACGGTCAGGGCATCCTCAAGCGTCCTTGGTGGAAAACAGCATCTTAGATGGGTCACTTGCCATGACCCTAGAGTCAGAACTTGATGAAAGTACAAAAATTGGTGGCTGGGTAGAGATAAAAAGAGCAAATCCCAAATATTTGCAGTGGGCAGTTACCATGTCTGATACCTCTGAGGATGATTTTGGATGGGGTTTGAGCCTTGGTGGTTTGCTACAAGGTCCAAGAAATATGGACCATTTTCAAGTTGAGAGCTTTCTCAATTTCAACGTAGGAAAGAAGTGCAAGTTGCAACCAGGTCTACTCTATGTGATCGATGGAGCCACTCAGTTTCCTGCATTGATGTTCCGCACTAGTTGGTCCTTGTGA
- the LOC125854488 gene encoding uncharacterized protein LOC125854488 isoform X1: MKLGIVLSTSSKTSRKLILARFSKMEAAAVSVVDKLKSLAKSTQHFASVVFRNREVSNPNENLKRLQQESFSDIMKLRDRQEKLERVLAFFKSSKGSPVQETSTHVRGEFDAVGALLMIGSIDVSKCNAIERAIRTGIDSRLTFETTIREKDTLVAEFIGSERGQMNILGSPLSLAKVLYAANISDWCSAVAIPVGGRCRDVAVPTSSREERGLTDYSSFGPPLLNQLNGSGISVMVKKSNIVACLAQFVSALPHSGSLLFCLGTFGQVVCQLSSNTKLSILGIHKMGNLSRQQPRLAAMSLPFSFLQRSGHPHASFVENSLLDGYLAMTLESELYESTKIGGWVEMKRSNPKHLQWAVTMSDTSEDDFGWGLSLGGLVQGRRNYDRFQVECFLNFNVGKKCKLQPGLLYVIDGATQFPALILRTSWSL, from the exons ATGAAGTTAGGGATCGTGTTATCAACGTCGTCAAAAACTTCCAGAAAGTTGATCCTTGCAAG GTTTTCAAAAATGGAAGCAGCAGCTGTTTCAGTTGTAGACAAGTTAAAATCCCTTGCAAAATCTACGCAGCATTTCGCTTCCGTCGTGTTCCGCAACCGCGAAGTTTCCAATCCG AATGAGAACTTGAAGAGATTGCAGCAAGAATCTTTTTCAGATATTATGAAGCTAAGAGACAGACAAGAGAAGTTGGAGCGAGTGCTTGCATTCTTTAAATCTTCTAAAGGAAGTCCAGTCCAAGAAACTAGCACTCACGTAAGAGGAGAATTTGATGCTGTGGGTGCACTGTTGATGATCGGTAGCATTGATGTATCCAAGTGCAATGcaattgaaagagcaattagGACTGGTATTGATTCTAGGCTGACTTTTGAAACAACTATCCGTGAAAAGGATACACTTGTAGCAGAGTTTATTGGCAGCGAAAGAGGCCAAATGAATATCCTGGGTAGTCCACTTTCCTTAGCAAAAGTTCTTTATGCAGCAAATATCAGTGATTGGTGTTCTGCAGTTGCCATTCCAGTCGGTGGTCGATGCAGAGATGTTGCAGTACCTACAAGTTCACGTGAG GAAAGGGGGCTGACTGACTATTCATCTTTTGGGCCGCCCCTGCTGAATCAACTAAATGGTAGTGGAATCTCTGTGatggttaaaaaatcaaatattgttGCCTGCTTGGCTCAGTTTGTCTCTGCATTGCCTCACTCTGGTagtcttttgttttgtttgggCACTTTTGGTCAAGTTGTTTGCCAACTTTCAAGCAATACAAAACTATCAATCTTGGGCATACACAAAATGGGCAATCTGTCAAGGCAACAGCCTAGACTCGCAGCTATGTCGTTGCCTTTTAGTTTTTTACAACGGTCAGGGCATCCTCACGCGTCCTTTGTGGAAAACAGCCTCTTAGATGGGTATCTTGCCATGACCCTAGAGTCAGAACTTTATGAAAGTACAAAAATTGGTGGCTGGGTAGAGATGAAAAGATCAAATCCCAAACATTTGCAGTGGGCAGTTACCATGTCTGATACCTCTGAGGATGATTTTGGATGGGGTTTGAGCCTTGGTGGTTTGGTACAAGGTCGAAGAAATTATGACCGTTTTCAAGTTGAATGCTTTCTCAATTTCAACGTAGGAAAAAAGTGCAAGTTGCAACCAGGTCTTCTCTATGTGATTGATGGAGCCACTCAGTTTCCTGCATTGATCCTCCGCACTAGTTGGTCCTTGTGA
- the LOC125854488 gene encoding uncharacterized protein LOC125854488 isoform X2 yields the protein MRRLWLCTLRDRREKLERVLAFFKSSKGSPVQETSTHVRGEFDAVGALLMIGSIDVSKCNAIERAIRTGIDSRLTFETTIREKDTLVAEFIGSERGQMNILGSPLSLAKVLYAANISDWCSAVAIPVGGRCRDVAVPTSSREERGLTDYSSFGPPLLNQLNGSGISVMVKKSNIVACLAQFVSALPHSGSLLFCLGTFGQVVCQLSSNTKLSILGIHKMGNLSRQQPRLAAMSLPFSFLQRSGHPHASFVENSLLDGYLAMTLESELYESTKIGGWVEMKRSNPKHLQWAVTMSDTSEDDFGWGLSLGGLVQGRRNYDRFQVECFLNFNVGKKCKLQPGLLYVIDGATQFPALILRTSWSL from the exons ATGAGAAGGCTCTGGCTGTGTACCCTAAGAGACAGACGAGAA AAGTTGGAGCGAGTGCTTGCATTCTTTAAATCTTCTAAAGGAAGTCCAGTCCAAGAAACTAGCACTCACGTAAGAGGAGAATTTGATGCTGTGGGTGCACTGTTGATGATCGGTAGCATTGATGTATCCAAGTGCAATGcaattgaaagagcaattagGACTGGTATTGATTCTAGGCTGACTTTTGAAACAACTATCCGTGAAAAGGATACACTTGTAGCAGAGTTTATTGGCAGCGAAAGAGGCCAAATGAATATCCTGGGTAGTCCACTTTCCTTAGCAAAAGTTCTTTATGCAGCAAATATCAGTGATTGGTGTTCTGCAGTTGCCATTCCAGTCGGTGGTCGATGCAGAGATGTTGCAGTACCTACAAGTTCACGTGAG GAAAGGGGGCTGACTGACTATTCATCTTTTGGGCCGCCCCTGCTGAATCAACTAAATGGTAGTGGAATCTCTGTGatggttaaaaaatcaaatattgttGCCTGCTTGGCTCAGTTTGTCTCTGCATTGCCTCACTCTGGTagtcttttgttttgtttgggCACTTTTGGTCAAGTTGTTTGCCAACTTTCAAGCAATACAAAACTATCAATCTTGGGCATACACAAAATGGGCAATCTGTCAAGGCAACAGCCTAGACTCGCAGCTATGTCGTTGCCTTTTAGTTTTTTACAACGGTCAGGGCATCCTCACGCGTCCTTTGTGGAAAACAGCCTCTTAGATGGGTATCTTGCCATGACCCTAGAGTCAGAACTTTATGAAAGTACAAAAATTGGTGGCTGGGTAGAGATGAAAAGATCAAATCCCAAACATTTGCAGTGGGCAGTTACCATGTCTGATACCTCTGAGGATGATTTTGGATGGGGTTTGAGCCTTGGTGGTTTGGTACAAGGTCGAAGAAATTATGACCGTTTTCAAGTTGAATGCTTTCTCAATTTCAACGTAGGAAAAAAGTGCAAGTTGCAACCAGGTCTTCTCTATGTGATTGATGGAGCCACTCAGTTTCCTGCATTGATCCTCCGCACTAGTTGGTCCTTGTGA
- the LOC125854490 gene encoding uncharacterized protein LOC125854490, with translation MIGTIDVSKCNAIERAIRTGIDSRLTFETTIREKETLVAEFVGSVRGQKCILGSSLPLAKVLYAANISDWCSAVAIPVGGQCRDVAVPTSSREERGLTDYSSFGPPLLNQLNGSGIAVMVKKSNSVASLAQFVSALPHSGSVLYCFGTFGQVVCELSSNTKLSILGIHKMANLSRQQARLAAMSLPFSFLQRSGHPQASLVENCFLDGPLAMTLESELDESTRIGGWVETNIASHEYFQWAVTMSDSSEDDFGWGVSLGGFLRGPRKCNRFHVESFLNFNVGKKCKLQPGLLYAMDEGATQFSALIFRTSWSL, from the exons ATGATCGGTACCATTGATGTATCCAAGTGCAATGcaattgaaagagcaattagGACTGGTATTGATTCTAGGCTGACTTTTGAAACAACTATCCGTGAAAAGGAAACACTTGTAGCAGAGTTTGTTGGCAGCGTAAGAGGCCAAAAGTGTATCCTGGGTAGTTCTCTTCCCTTAGCAAAAGTTCTTTATGCAGCAAATATCAGTGATTGGTGTTCTGCTGTTGCCATTCCAGTCGGTGGTCAATGCAGAGATGTTGCAGTACCTACAAGTTCACGTGAG GAAAGGGGGCTGACTGACTATTCATCTTTTGGGCCACCCCTGCTGAATCAACTAAATGGTAGTGGAATCGCTGTGatggttaaaaaatcaaattctgTTGCCTCCTTGGCTCAGTTTGTCTCTGCATTGCCACACTCTGGTAGTGTTTTGTATTGTTTTGGCACTTTTGGTCAAGTTGTTTGCGAACTTTCAAGCAATACAAAACTATCAATCTTGGGCATACACAAAATGGCCAATCTGTCACGTCAACAGGCTAGACTCGCAGCTATGTCGTTGCCTTTTAGTTTTTTACAACGGTCAGGGCATCCTCAAGCGTCCTTGGTGGAAAACTGCTTCTTAGATGGGCCACTTGCCATGACCCTAGAGTCAGAACTTGATGAAAGTACAAGAATTGGTGGCTGGGTAGAGACAAATATAGCAAGTCACGAATATTTTCAGTGGGCAGTTACCATGTCTGATTCCTCTGAGGATGATTTTGGATGGGGTGTGAGCCTTGGTGGTTTTCTACGAGGTCCAAGAAAGTGTAACCGTTTTCATGTTGAAAGCTTTCTCAATTTCAACGTAGGAAAGAAGTGCAAGTTGCAACCTGGTCTACTCTATGCGATGGATGAAGGAGCCACTCAGTTTTCTGCATTGATATTCCGCACTAGTTGGTCCTTGTGA
- the LOC125854488 gene encoding uncharacterized protein LOC125854488 isoform X3 produces the protein MKLRDRQEKLERVLAFFKSSKGSPVQETSTHVRGEFDAVGALLMIGSIDVSKCNAIERAIRTGIDSRLTFETTIREKDTLVAEFIGSERGQMNILGSPLSLAKVLYAANISDWCSAVAIPVGGRCRDVAVPTSSREERGLTDYSSFGPPLLNQLNGSGISVMVKKSNIVACLAQFVSALPHSGSLLFCLGTFGQVVCQLSSNTKLSILGIHKMGNLSRQQPRLAAMSLPFSFLQRSGHPHASFVENSLLDGYLAMTLESELYESTKIGGWVEMKRSNPKHLQWAVTMSDTSEDDFGWGLSLGGLVQGRRNYDRFQVECFLNFNVGKKCKLQPGLLYVIDGATQFPALILRTSWSL, from the exons ATGAAGCTAAGAGACAGACAAGAGAAGTTGGAGCGAGTGCTTGCATTCTTTAAATCTTCTAAAGGAAGTCCAGTCCAAGAAACTAGCACTCACGTAAGAGGAGAATTTGATGCTGTGGGTGCACTGTTGATGATCGGTAGCATTGATGTATCCAAGTGCAATGcaattgaaagagcaattagGACTGGTATTGATTCTAGGCTGACTTTTGAAACAACTATCCGTGAAAAGGATACACTTGTAGCAGAGTTTATTGGCAGCGAAAGAGGCCAAATGAATATCCTGGGTAGTCCACTTTCCTTAGCAAAAGTTCTTTATGCAGCAAATATCAGTGATTGGTGTTCTGCAGTTGCCATTCCAGTCGGTGGTCGATGCAGAGATGTTGCAGTACCTACAAGTTCACGTGAG GAAAGGGGGCTGACTGACTATTCATCTTTTGGGCCGCCCCTGCTGAATCAACTAAATGGTAGTGGAATCTCTGTGatggttaaaaaatcaaatattgttGCCTGCTTGGCTCAGTTTGTCTCTGCATTGCCTCACTCTGGTagtcttttgttttgtttgggCACTTTTGGTCAAGTTGTTTGCCAACTTTCAAGCAATACAAAACTATCAATCTTGGGCATACACAAAATGGGCAATCTGTCAAGGCAACAGCCTAGACTCGCAGCTATGTCGTTGCCTTTTAGTTTTTTACAACGGTCAGGGCATCCTCACGCGTCCTTTGTGGAAAACAGCCTCTTAGATGGGTATCTTGCCATGACCCTAGAGTCAGAACTTTATGAAAGTACAAAAATTGGTGGCTGGGTAGAGATGAAAAGATCAAATCCCAAACATTTGCAGTGGGCAGTTACCATGTCTGATACCTCTGAGGATGATTTTGGATGGGGTTTGAGCCTTGGTGGTTTGGTACAAGGTCGAAGAAATTATGACCGTTTTCAAGTTGAATGCTTTCTCAATTTCAACGTAGGAAAAAAGTGCAAGTTGCAACCAGGTCTTCTCTATGTGATTGATGGAGCCACTCAGTTTCCTGCATTGATCCTCCGCACTAGTTGGTCCTTGTGA
- the LOC125854491 gene encoding acyl carrier protein 2, mitochondrial-like has product MAARIALLKYLRVEARPVQLRNPRLIGGSVSQLFKRHFSEEVRGSFLDKDEVRDRVINVVKNFQKVDPCKVVPNAHFQNDLGLDSLDTVEVVMALEEEFRFEIPDNEADKINSINLAVDFIASHPQAK; this is encoded by the exons ATGGCGGCGAGGATCGCATTGCTAAAGTACCTGAGAGTGGAAGCTCGCCCAGTGCAGCTTCGAAACCCTAGGCTCATCGGAGGTTCAGTCAGTCAGCTTTTCAAACGTCATTTCTCGGAGGAAGTAAGGGGATCGTTTCTCGACAAGGATGAAGTTAGGGATCGTGTTATCAACGTCGTCAAAAACTTTCAGAAAGTTGATCCTTGCAAG GTTGTCCCAAATGCTCACTTCCAAAATGATCTCGGCTTAGATAGTTTAGACACCGTGGAAGTTGTGATGGCCCTTGAAGAAGAATTTAGGTTTGAGATTCCAGACAATGAAGCCGACAAGATCAACTCAATAAATTTAGCCGTTGATTTCATTGCATCTCACCCTCAGGCAAAATAA